In a single window of the Saccharothrix australiensis genome:
- a CDS encoding NAD-glutamate dehydrogenase produces the protein MTSTGVPSRSELTTRHDAGTGRTASPEQVRDELIERAAANAPELADLIRLYYRHVPAEEVNEDDPVDLVGAVRSNYQLAETRVPGRAMVRILNPTRVHDGWTCPATVVQVVTDDMPYLVDSVASELTRGGVQVHRVVHPIVVVRRDPVTGALNEVLPTADPAEPPSDAMAESWMYIEVDLLTDPDRARELETKLYTVLNDVREVVEDTSRMTDTALHLAEQLQESPPPLDPDEVDDGARLLRWLAADHFTFLGYRRYELVRDDPATDGEPALRAVLASGLGVLRQDSLAARSLTAGPDAGAQALSRELLVLTQASAQSSVHRSVYPYYVGVKTFDADGNVTGEHRFLGVFSTTALHEDVLDIPAVERRVRAVIHRAGFPLHSYSGQRMLEVIQNYPRTELFSVDTDTLYQTVAGVIALAERRRLRLFLRRDPYGRFYSCLVYLPRDRYTTTSRLAMQEILIDQLGGVNLEYSARVGESALARVHFTVHTDPQRQTEPDTAHIQLLLAEAVRSWDDRMVEAVLDGQSDGTGALGAESASEQGQRFAAAFPEAYKEDFTAAEGLADFRRIEALGQGDLDMVFYVPRDAEPGERRFKLFLVGARITLSDVLPMLQRMGVVVVDERPYELVREDGVECWIYDFGLRIDQVTLDKLSAEDLESVRTRFQDAFAAAWRGEAEVDGFNTLVLKAGVTWQQAAMLRAYAKYLRQAGTPYSQDYIEDAVLGHTEVATALVRLFEARFDPALEEAQRATRTEMLAGEITALIDDVTSLDADRILRSLLTLVQATLRTNYFVRDADGRPRPYLAVKLDPRAIPELPQPRPRFEIFVYSPRIEGVHLRFGPVARGGLRWSDRREDFRTEILGLVKAQAVKNAVIVPVGAKGGFVVKRPPSPTGDPGLDREAFLAEGVACYRQFISGLLDLTDNLSSGTVIPAPQVVRHDGDDTYLVVAADKGTAAFSDIANEVSRSYGFWLGDAFASGGSVGYDHKAMGITAKGAWESVKRHFRELGTDTQTEEFTVVGVGDMSGDVFGNGMLLSEHIRLVAAFDHRHIFIDPNPVAAASYAERKRLFELPRSSWDDYDRTLVSAGGGVWPRTAKSIPVSPEARAALGLPEGVVKLSPQELMKAILLAPVDLLWNGGIGTYVKASSESHAEVGDKANDAIRVNGADLRVKVVGEGGNLGLTQRGRIEFARAGGKVNTDALDNSAGVDCSDHEVNIKILLDELVRDGRLDQDQRNELLGQMTDEVGELVLADNYSQNLVLGVSRAHAAPMLSVHARLVADLEQRGVLDRSLEALPSAAEFKAREKAGEGLTSPELATMLAHVKLALKEEVLASDLPTIDVMARKLPDYFPSELRERFGDAIGSHPLAREIITTVLVNEVVDGGGVSYAFRLAEEISASATDAVRAYTIVTAIFDLPSLWRDIRALDNVIPTDVQDDMLLETRRLLDRASRWLLTNRPQPLAVGSTISRFAGVVGELAPKVLDLLQGREKESVVAHVERLVAAGVPVELARRVAALLFTYGLLDVTEVAELAEREEGLGAGPERSHLETAELYFALSDHLDVDRMLSSVSGLERLNRWHALARLALRDDFYSSLRAITIDVLRSSEPGDPAAEKIAVWEQANASRLGRARAALAEINRVNRLDLATLSVAARQVRSLIR, from the coding sequence ATGACCTCGACTGGAGTCCCGTCCCGATCGGAGCTCACCACCCGTCACGACGCCGGTACCGGCCGCACGGCCAGTCCCGAACAGGTCCGTGACGAATTGATCGAGCGGGCCGCCGCCAACGCCCCCGAGTTGGCCGACCTGATCCGCCTGTACTACCGCCACGTGCCCGCCGAGGAAGTCAACGAGGACGACCCGGTGGACCTGGTGGGCGCGGTGCGCTCGAACTACCAGCTCGCCGAGACCCGCGTGCCGGGCCGCGCGATGGTGCGCATCCTCAACCCGACCCGCGTGCACGACGGCTGGACCTGTCCCGCGACCGTCGTCCAGGTGGTCACCGACGACATGCCCTACCTGGTCGACTCGGTGGCCTCCGAGCTCACCCGCGGCGGCGTGCAGGTGCACCGCGTGGTCCACCCGATCGTCGTGGTGCGCCGCGACCCGGTGACCGGGGCGCTCAACGAGGTCCTCCCCACCGCGGACCCGGCCGAACCGCCGTCGGACGCGATGGCCGAGTCCTGGATGTACATCGAGGTCGACCTGCTCACCGACCCGGACCGGGCCCGTGAGCTGGAGACGAAGCTGTACACGGTCCTCAACGACGTCCGCGAGGTCGTCGAGGACACCAGCAGGATGACCGACACCGCCCTCCACCTGGCCGAACAGCTCCAGGAGTCGCCGCCGCCGCTGGACCCGGACGAGGTCGACGACGGCGCTCGGCTGCTGCGCTGGCTGGCCGCCGACCACTTCACGTTCCTCGGCTACCGCCGGTACGAGCTGGTCCGCGACGACCCGGCCACGGACGGCGAGCCTGCCCTGCGCGCGGTCCTCGCCAGCGGGCTGGGCGTGCTCAGACAGGACAGCCTCGCGGCGCGCAGCCTCACCGCGGGGCCGGACGCGGGCGCGCAGGCCCTCTCGCGCGAGCTGCTGGTGCTGACGCAGGCGAGCGCCCAGTCCAGCGTGCACCGCTCGGTCTACCCGTACTACGTGGGCGTCAAGACGTTCGACGCCGACGGCAACGTGACCGGCGAGCACCGGTTCCTCGGCGTGTTCTCCACGACCGCCCTGCACGAGGACGTGCTGGACATCCCGGCCGTCGAGCGCCGCGTCCGCGCCGTCATCCACCGCGCCGGCTTCCCGCTGCACTCCTACTCGGGGCAGCGGATGCTGGAGGTGATCCAGAACTACCCGCGCACCGAGCTGTTCTCCGTCGACACCGACACGCTGTACCAGACCGTGGCGGGCGTGATCGCGCTGGCCGAACGGCGCAGGCTGCGGCTGTTCCTGCGCCGCGACCCGTACGGGCGGTTCTACTCGTGCCTGGTCTACCTGCCGCGCGACCGCTACACCACGACCTCGCGGCTGGCCATGCAGGAGATCCTGATCGACCAGCTCGGCGGCGTGAATCTGGAGTACTCGGCGCGCGTGGGCGAGTCCGCGCTGGCCCGCGTGCACTTCACGGTGCACACCGACCCGCAGCGCCAGACCGAGCCGGACACCGCGCACATCCAGCTGCTGCTGGCCGAGGCGGTCCGCTCGTGGGACGACCGCATGGTCGAGGCCGTGCTGGACGGGCAGTCCGACGGCACCGGCGCGCTGGGCGCGGAGTCGGCCTCCGAGCAGGGCCAGCGGTTCGCCGCGGCGTTCCCGGAGGCGTACAAGGAGGACTTCACCGCCGCCGAGGGGCTGGCGGACTTCCGGCGCATCGAGGCGTTGGGCCAAGGCGACCTGGACATGGTGTTCTACGTGCCGCGCGACGCCGAGCCGGGTGAGCGGCGGTTCAAGCTGTTCCTCGTGGGCGCGCGGATCACGCTGTCCGACGTGCTGCCGATGCTCCAGCGCATGGGCGTGGTCGTGGTGGACGAGCGCCCGTACGAACTGGTCCGCGAGGACGGCGTGGAGTGCTGGATCTACGACTTCGGCCTGCGCATCGACCAGGTGACGCTGGACAAGCTGTCGGCGGAGGACCTGGAGTCGGTGCGCACCCGGTTCCAGGACGCGTTCGCCGCCGCGTGGCGCGGTGAGGCGGAGGTCGACGGGTTCAACACCCTGGTGCTCAAGGCGGGCGTCACGTGGCAGCAGGCCGCGATGCTGCGGGCCTACGCCAAGTACCTGCGCCAGGCGGGCACCCCGTACAGCCAGGACTACATCGAGGACGCCGTCCTCGGGCACACCGAGGTCGCCACGGCCCTGGTGCGCCTGTTCGAGGCCCGGTTCGACCCGGCGCTGGAGGAGGCGCAGCGCGCCACCCGGACCGAGATGCTGGCCGGCGAGATCACGGCCCTCATCGACGACGTCACGAGCCTGGACGCGGACCGCATCCTGCGCAGCCTGCTCACCCTGGTGCAGGCCACGCTGCGCACGAACTACTTCGTGCGCGACGCCGACGGCAGGCCGCGCCCGTACCTGGCGGTGAAGTTGGACCCGCGCGCGATCCCGGAGCTGCCGCAGCCCCGGCCGCGGTTCGAGATCTTCGTGTACTCGCCGCGCATCGAGGGCGTCCACCTGCGGTTCGGCCCGGTCGCGCGCGGCGGCCTGCGCTGGTCCGACCGCCGCGAGGACTTCCGCACCGAGATCCTGGGCCTGGTGAAGGCGCAGGCGGTGAAGAACGCGGTCATCGTGCCGGTGGGCGCCAAGGGCGGGTTCGTGGTGAAGCGACCGCCGTCGCCGACGGGCGACCCCGGCCTGGACCGCGAGGCGTTCCTCGCCGAGGGCGTCGCCTGCTACCGGCAGTTCATCTCGGGCCTGCTGGACCTGACCGACAACCTCAGCTCGGGCACGGTCATCCCCGCGCCGCAGGTCGTGCGGCACGACGGCGACGACACGTACCTGGTGGTCGCGGCGGACAAGGGCACGGCCGCGTTCTCCGACATCGCCAACGAGGTCTCCCGCTCCTACGGCTTCTGGCTCGGCGACGCCTTCGCGTCCGGCGGGTCGGTCGGCTACGACCACAAGGCGATGGGCATCACCGCCAAGGGCGCGTGGGAGAGCGTGAAGCGGCACTTCCGCGAGCTGGGCACCGACACCCAGACCGAGGAGTTCACCGTCGTCGGCGTCGGCGACATGTCCGGCGACGTGTTCGGCAACGGGATGTTGCTGTCCGAGCACATCCGCCTGGTCGCCGCGTTCGACCACCGGCACATCTTCATCGACCCGAACCCGGTGGCCGCCGCGTCCTACGCGGAGCGCAAGCGCCTGTTCGAGCTGCCCCGCTCGTCGTGGGACGACTACGACCGCACGCTGGTCAGCGCGGGCGGTGGTGTGTGGCCGCGCACGGCGAAGTCCATCCCGGTCAGCCCGGAGGCGCGCGCGGCGCTGGGCCTGCCCGAGGGCGTGGTGAAGCTGTCGCCGCAGGAGCTGATGAAGGCGATCCTGCTCGCGCCGGTGGACCTGCTGTGGAACGGCGGCATCGGCACCTACGTGAAGGCGTCCTCGGAGTCGCACGCCGAGGTGGGCGACAAGGCGAACGACGCCATCCGCGTCAACGGCGCGGACCTGCGGGTGAAGGTCGTCGGCGAGGGCGGCAACCTGGGCCTGACCCAGCGCGGCCGGATCGAGTTCGCCCGCGCGGGCGGCAAGGTCAACACCGACGCGCTGGACAACTCGGCGGGCGTGGACTGCTCCGACCACGAGGTGAACATCAAGATCCTGCTGGACGAGCTGGTCCGCGACGGCAGGCTCGACCAGGACCAGCGGAACGAGCTGCTCGGCCAGATGACCGACGAGGTCGGCGAGCTGGTGCTGGCCGACAACTACTCGCAGAACCTCGTGCTGGGCGTCTCGCGCGCCCACGCCGCGCCGATGCTGTCGGTGCACGCGCGCCTGGTGGCCGACCTCGAGCAGCGCGGCGTGCTGGACCGCTCGCTGGAGGCGCTGCCGTCGGCGGCCGAGTTCAAGGCGCGGGAGAAGGCGGGCGAGGGCCTGACCTCGCCGGAGCTGGCGACCATGCTGGCGCACGTGAAGCTGGCGCTGAAGGAGGAGGTGCTGGCGAGCGACCTGCCGACGATCGACGTCATGGCGCGCAAGCTGCCGGACTACTTCCCGAGCGAGCTGCGCGAGCGGTTCGGCGACGCGATCGGCAGCCACCCGCTCGCCCGCGAGATCATCACGACGGTGCTGGTCAACGAGGTCGTGGACGGCGGCGGCGTGTCGTACGCGTTCCGGCTGGCCGAGGAGATCAGCGCGTCGGCGACCGACGCCGTGCGCGCCTACACGATCGTGACGGCGATCTTCGACCTGCCGTCGCTGTGGCGGGACATCCGCGCGCTGGACAACGTCATCCCGACCGACGTGCAGGACGACATGCTGCTGGAGACGCGCCGCCTGCTGGACCGGGCGTCGCGGTGGCTGCTGACCAACCGCCCGCAGCCGCTGGCCGTCGGCTCGACCATCAGCCGGTTCGCGGGCGTGGTCGGCGAACTCGCGCCGAAGGTCCTGGACCTGCTCCAGGGCCGGGAGAAGGAGTCGGTGGTCGCGCACGTCGAGCGGCTGGTCGCGGCCGGTGTGCCGGTGGAGCTGGCGCGTCGCGTCGCGGCGCTGCTGTTCACCTACGGGCTGCTGGACGTGACCGAGGTCGCCGAGCTGGCGGAGCGCGAGGAGGGCCTGGGCGCGGGTCCGGAGCGCTCGCACCTGGAGACGGCCGAGCTGTACTTCGCGCTGTCGGACCACCTGGACGTGGACCGGATGCTCAGCTCGGTCAGCGGCCTGGAGCGCCTGAACCGCTGGCACGCGCTGGCGCGGCTGGCGCTGCGGGACGACTTCTACTCGTCGCTGCGGGCCATCACGATCGATGTGCTGCGGTCGAGCGAGCCGGGTGACCCGGCGGCCGAGAAGATCGCGGTGTGGGAGCAGGCCAACGCCTCCCGGCTGGGCCGGGCGCGTGCGGCGCTCGCGGAGATCAACCGGGTCAACCGGCTGGACCTGGCGACGCTGTCGGTGGCGGCGCGGCAGGTGCGCAGCCTGATCCGCTAG
- a CDS encoding DNA glycosylase AlkZ-like family protein translates to MTVLAQRMRAQRLSWRASTLDELLDSVLALQAQDVPALRLAARARGVESLDGDVVRTWAMRGTLHLLRREDLWVVGLLGPVFAAAGRRRREQLGLTDDLCARALPALREVLTGPLDRAAVVARLAEVGVVLDPKSQAPAHLLAFAAHHGVLCRGLDDTYRLLGDVPEPGTADRLWRRYRRAYGPAGVDDFAAWSGLPKRLLRDLPEVAHDPAEPVGAVRMLGHFDTYLLGYRDRSLALEPGFAPLVQTGGGFLTPHVVVDGRVVATWRRAGDGFEVRPFGDRPDLRREAADLGRFLGVGADLTWR, encoded by the coding sequence GTGACGGTCCTCGCGCAGCGGATGCGCGCCCAGCGCCTCTCGTGGCGCGCGAGCACCCTGGACGAGCTGCTGGACTCCGTGCTCGCCCTCCAGGCGCAGGACGTGCCGGCGCTGCGGCTGGCCGCGCGGGCGCGCGGCGTCGAGTCGCTGGACGGCGACGTCGTGCGGACCTGGGCCATGCGGGGGACGCTGCACCTGCTGCGCCGCGAGGACCTCTGGGTCGTCGGCCTGCTGGGACCGGTGTTCGCCGCGGCGGGCCGCCGCCGTCGGGAGCAGCTGGGCCTGACCGACGACCTGTGCGCGCGGGCGCTGCCCGCGCTCCGCGAGGTGCTCACCGGACCGCTGGACCGGGCCGCCGTCGTGGCGCGGCTGGCCGAGGTCGGCGTCGTGCTCGACCCGAAGTCGCAGGCGCCCGCGCACCTGCTGGCGTTCGCGGCGCACCACGGCGTGCTGTGCCGGGGGCTGGACGACACCTACCGGCTGCTCGGCGACGTGCCCGAGCCGGGCACCGCGGACCGGCTCTGGCGGCGCTACCGGCGTGCGTACGGACCGGCCGGCGTCGACGACTTCGCGGCCTGGAGCGGCCTGCCCAAGCGCCTCCTCCGCGACCTGCCGGAGGTCGCCCACGACCCCGCCGAGCCCGTGGGCGCGGTCCGGATGCTCGGGCACTTCGACACCTACCTGCTCGGCTACCGCGACCGGTCGCTCGCGCTCGAACCAGGGTTCGCGCCGCTCGTCCAGACCGGCGGCGGCTTCCTCACCCCGCACGTCGTGGTCGACGGCCGGGTCGTCGCGACCTGGCGGCGCGCCGGCGACGGGTTCGAGGTGCGCCCCTTCGGCGACCGCCCGGACCTCCGGCGGGAGGCCGCCGACCTGGGCCGGTTCCTCGGCGTGGGTGCCGACTTAACCTGGCGGTAG
- a CDS encoding acyl-CoA thioesterase, with translation MGVFVTGVRPRWSDMDAFGHVNHANTVTLLEEARIDLLFTEAARHGVPEMAHGVVVARLVVDYLAPLVFTGDEIVVEMSVRELKSASFTLDYSVRNGRREGSPVVATAETLMVPYNLTAGRPRRLLEAERDFLAGWRAGGNGA, from the coding sequence TTGGGTGTGTTCGTCACGGGTGTGCGTCCGCGCTGGTCGGACATGGACGCGTTCGGCCACGTCAACCACGCCAACACGGTGACCCTCCTGGAAGAGGCCCGGATAGACCTGCTGTTCACGGAGGCCGCCCGGCACGGCGTGCCGGAGATGGCGCACGGCGTGGTGGTGGCCCGCCTGGTCGTGGACTACCTGGCGCCGCTGGTGTTCACCGGCGACGAGATCGTGGTCGAGATGTCCGTGCGGGAACTGAAGTCGGCCTCGTTCACGTTGGACTACTCGGTGCGCAACGGGCGGCGCGAGGGCAGCCCGGTCGTGGCCACCGCGGAGACCCTCATGGTCCCCTACAACCTGACGGCCGGGCGTCCGCGCCGTCTCCTCGAAGCCGAGCGCGATTTCCTCGCGGGCTGGAGAGCCGGAGGTAACGGTGCCTGA
- a CDS encoding glycoside hydrolase family 13 protein has protein sequence MRRSSDLQPEIADESAWWRDAVFYQVYVRSFADSNGDGVGDLDGIRSRLGYLELLGVDALWLTPFYPSPMADHGYDVADPRGVDPLFGDLAAFDRLVAEAHEHKLRVTVDLVPNHTSDRHEWFQAALRSAPGSPERDRYFFRDGQGYDGAQPPNNWTSAFGGPAWTRVPDGQWYLHLFAPEQPDLNWENPEVSADLVRTLRFWLDRGVDGFRIDVAHGMAKPAGLPDLDPRVVHGSGVLHDNALDPRFDNDAVHDVHRLIRKVVDEYPGRMTVGEIWVRDDERFARYIRPDELHLGFNFRLVEAPFDADAVRSAIEHSLAAVQPYRTPATWTLSNHDVTRHVTRYGGGALGVRRARAMALVELALPGVVYLYNGEELGLPNVELPDWALQDPTWLRSGHTERGRDGCRVPLPWEGDAPPFGFSSGTGAWLPQPTEWAALTAESQLEDPESMLSLYRHAVELRRTHRAMGGEEVEWYGAPAGCFAFRRKGGGLICALNTSGAPVPLPPGEVLLSSGPMDGDQLPPDTAVWLV, from the coding sequence GTGCGACGATCCTCCGACCTCCAACCAGAGATCGCCGACGAGTCCGCCTGGTGGCGCGACGCCGTCTTCTACCAGGTCTACGTCCGGTCGTTCGCCGACTCCAACGGGGACGGCGTCGGTGACCTGGACGGCATCCGGTCTCGGCTGGGGTACCTCGAACTGCTCGGCGTCGACGCGTTGTGGCTGACGCCGTTCTACCCGTCGCCGATGGCCGACCACGGCTACGACGTGGCCGACCCTCGTGGCGTCGACCCGTTGTTCGGCGACCTCGCCGCGTTCGACCGGCTGGTCGCCGAGGCGCACGAGCACAAGCTGCGCGTCACCGTCGACCTCGTCCCCAACCACACCAGCGACCGGCACGAGTGGTTCCAGGCCGCGCTGCGGTCCGCGCCCGGCAGCCCCGAGCGGGACCGGTACTTCTTCCGGGACGGCCAGGGGTACGACGGTGCGCAGCCGCCGAACAACTGGACCAGCGCGTTCGGCGGGCCCGCCTGGACGCGCGTGCCCGACGGCCAGTGGTACCTCCACCTGTTCGCGCCCGAGCAGCCCGACCTGAACTGGGAGAACCCGGAGGTCTCCGCCGACCTGGTCCGGACCCTCCGGTTCTGGCTCGACCGCGGGGTGGACGGGTTCCGCATCGACGTCGCGCACGGCATGGCCAAGCCGGCCGGGCTGCCCGACCTGGACCCGCGGGTCGTCCACGGGTCCGGCGTGCTGCACGACAACGCCCTCGACCCCCGGTTCGACAACGACGCCGTGCACGACGTGCACCGGCTGATCCGCAAGGTCGTCGACGAGTACCCCGGCCGGATGACCGTCGGCGAGATCTGGGTGCGGGACGACGAGCGGTTCGCCCGGTACATCCGACCCGACGAGCTGCACCTCGGCTTCAACTTCCGGCTGGTGGAGGCGCCGTTCGACGCGGACGCCGTGCGGAGCGCCATCGAGCACTCGCTGGCGGCGGTCCAGCCGTACCGGACGCCGGCCACGTGGACGCTGTCCAACCACGACGTGACCCGGCACGTGACGCGGTACGGCGGCGGCGCGCTGGGCGTCCGCCGGGCCCGCGCGATGGCGCTGGTGGAGCTGGCGCTGCCCGGCGTGGTCTACCTGTACAACGGCGAGGAGCTGGGCCTGCCGAACGTGGAGCTGCCCGATTGGGCCCTCCAGGACCCCACCTGGCTGCGTTCCGGCCACACCGAGCGGGGTCGGGACGGCTGCCGCGTCCCGCTGCCCTGGGAGGGCGACGCGCCGCCGTTCGGCTTCTCCTCCGGCACGGGGGCGTGGCTGCCCCAGCCGACCGAGTGGGCGGCGCTGACGGCCGAGTCGCAGCTGGAGGACCCCGAGTCGATGCTGTCGCTGTACCGGCACGCCGTCGAGCTGCGCCGGACGCACCGCGCGATGGGCGGCGAGGAGGTCGAGTGGTACGGCGCGCCCGCCGGGTGCTTCGCCTTCCGCCGCAAGGGCGGTGGCCTGATCTGCGCGCTGAACACCTCGGGTGCGCCGGTGCCGCTGCCGCCGGGTGAGGTGCTGCTGTCCAGCGGGCCGATGGACGGCGACCAGCTCCCGCCGGACACGGCCGTCTGGCTGGTCTGA
- a CDS encoding globin, producing the protein MSSPENFYEAVGGYETFHKIVARFYEQVADDPVLRPLYPEEDLGPAEERFRLFLMQYWGGPHTYSDQRGHPRLRMRHAPFVIGPVERDAWLRCMKVAVDEADLTPEHRDQLWAYLEMAANSLMNAWA; encoded by the coding sequence GTGAGCAGTCCCGAGAACTTCTACGAAGCGGTGGGTGGGTACGAGACGTTTCACAAGATCGTCGCCCGGTTCTACGAGCAGGTGGCCGACGATCCGGTGTTGCGCCCCCTCTACCCCGAAGAGGACCTGGGGCCTGCCGAAGAGCGGTTCCGGCTGTTTCTCATGCAGTACTGGGGTGGGCCCCACACGTATTCCGACCAGCGCGGGCACCCCCGGCTGCGGATGCGGCACGCGCCGTTCGTCATCGGTCCCGTGGAGCGGGACGCCTGGCTGCGCTGCATGAAGGTCGCCGTGGACGAGGCGGATCTCACGCCCGAGCACCGTGACCAGCTATGGGCGTACCTGGAGATGGCCGCGAACAGCCTGATGAACGCCTGGGCTTGA
- a CDS encoding mechanosensitive ion channel family protein — translation MDVESTLAVDWWVLNGPKIAEGALRIVLTVLIAVVVRFLLRRLIDRLTRGSAEGRKPKLLRPLRERAPQAFGVLVSERREQRAKTIGSVLKSIVTFVVFGVAFLQVLTELDMDVTPILTSAGVLGVAIGFGAQNLVKDFLSGMFMMLEDQYGVGDVVDLGPATGTVESVGMRITTIRDTNGTVWYVRNGEILRVGNSSQGFAVAVVDLPLAYGANLASATEVLTSAVDGAVAEEPLEKDVIDKPQVLGVEKVTPEGITMRVTVKVRPGRQWAVQRALRAKLMPALEDAGISLKSS, via the coding sequence GTGGACGTGGAGTCGACGTTGGCGGTCGATTGGTGGGTGCTCAACGGGCCGAAGATCGCCGAAGGCGCGTTGCGGATCGTGCTGACGGTGCTCATCGCCGTCGTGGTCCGGTTCCTGCTGCGGCGGCTGATCGATCGGCTCACCAGGGGCTCGGCGGAGGGCCGGAAGCCGAAGCTGCTGCGGCCCCTGCGGGAGCGCGCGCCGCAGGCGTTCGGCGTGCTGGTCTCGGAGCGGCGCGAGCAGCGGGCCAAGACCATCGGCTCGGTGCTGAAGTCGATCGTCACGTTCGTCGTGTTCGGGGTGGCGTTCCTCCAGGTGCTCACCGAGCTGGACATGGACGTCACCCCGATCCTGACCTCGGCGGGCGTGCTCGGCGTGGCGATCGGTTTCGGCGCGCAGAACCTGGTCAAGGACTTCCTGTCCGGCATGTTCATGATGCTGGAGGACCAGTACGGCGTGGGTGACGTGGTGGACCTCGGTCCGGCCACCGGGACCGTGGAGTCGGTCGGGATGCGCATCACCACGATCCGCGACACCAACGGCACGGTCTGGTACGTCCGCAACGGCGAGATCCTGCGGGTGGGCAACTCGTCGCAGGGCTTCGCGGTGGCTGTCGTGGACCTGCCGCTGGCGTACGGGGCGAACCTGGCCTCGGCGACCGAGGTGCTGACCTCGGCGGTGGACGGCGCGGTGGCCGAGGAGCCACTGGAGAAGGACGTCATCGACAAGCCGCAGGTGCTCGGGGTGGAGAAGGTCACGCCGGAGGGCATCACCATGAGGGTCACGGTGAAGGTCCGGCCGGGGCGGCAGTGGGCCGTGCAGCGCGCGTTGCGGGCGAAGCTGATGCCGGCGTTGGAGGACGCGGGGATCTCGTTGAAGAGTTCGTGA